In a single window of the Rhodoferax saidenbachensis genome:
- the garL gene encoding 2-dehydro-3-deoxyglucarate aldolase, with protein MTYPVPYRPFPNQFKKDLLAGKRLIGCWSSLASPITAEVLGVAGFDWILMDGEHSPNDVITFVPQLMALKDSVSAPFVRPTSNNAVEIKRLLDAGFYNFLIPFVETADEAQRSVAATRYPPEGMRGVSVSQRSNRYGTVANYFQEANQHMCVAVQIESRAGVAASSEIAAVPGVDCIFVGPSDLAAGYGHLGNAAHPEVQEAIAHVFAQAKAHGKPTGILAPVEADARRYMEMGATFIAVGSDLGVFRSATQALKDRYAA; from the coding sequence ATGACCTACCCTGTCCCCTACCGCCCTTTTCCCAACCAGTTCAAGAAAGACCTGCTGGCCGGCAAACGCCTGATCGGCTGCTGGTCATCCTTGGCCAGCCCCATCACCGCCGAAGTACTCGGCGTGGCGGGTTTTGACTGGATCCTGATGGACGGCGAACATTCGCCCAATGATGTGATCACCTTTGTGCCCCAGCTCATGGCGCTCAAGGACAGCGTGAGTGCCCCATTCGTGCGCCCCACCAGCAACAACGCGGTGGAAATCAAGCGCCTGTTGGACGCGGGTTTCTACAACTTTCTGATCCCGTTTGTAGAAACCGCTGACGAGGCCCAGCGCTCTGTGGCCGCCACCCGTTACCCGCCTGAAGGCATGCGGGGGGTGTCGGTATCCCAGCGCAGCAACCGTTATGGCACCGTAGCCAACTACTTCCAAGAAGCCAACCAGCACATGTGTGTGGCCGTGCAGATCGAAAGCCGCGCTGGCGTAGCCGCCAGCAGCGAGATTGCCGCCGTGCCCGGTGTGGACTGCATTTTTGTCGGCCCCTCGGACCTGGCCGCCGGCTACGGCCACCTGGGCAACGCCGCGCACCCCGAAGTGCAAGAGGCCATTGCCCATGTGTTTGCCCAGGCCAAGGCCCACGGTAAACCCACCGGCATCCTGGCCCCCGTCGAAGCCGACGCACGCCGCTACATGGAAATGGGCGCCACTTTTATCGCCGTGGGCAGTGACCTAGGCGTGTTCCGCTCGGCCACCCAGGCCCTCAAAGACCGCTACGCCGCCTAA
- the garD gene encoding galactarate dehydratase codes for MSTSPSTSTSVPRSIKMHAADNVAIVVNDGGLAVGSVMPDGLTLVDRVPQGHKVALVPIAKDAAVLRYNVPIGYALKDIPAGAWVHERLLHMPEARSLNDLPQSTAPAWNAEPLTGYTFEGYRNADGSVGTRNILAITTTVQCVAGVVDFAVQRIKEQLLPRYPNVDDVIGLEHSYGCGVAIDAPDAIIPIRTLRNISKNPNFGGEVMVVSLGCEKLQPERLFPSGSFAIQVIAGGASNTGATGQFDAKNEPALDVVCLQAEKHVGFMSMIDSVLASAVPHLERLNARQRETISASELVVGVQCGGSDAFSGVTANPAVGFCTDLLVRAGATVMFSETTEVRDAVEQMTARATTPAVADAMAREMAWYDAYLGRGSADRSANTTPGNKAGGLSNIVEKAMGSIVKSGSAPISGVLSPGEKLQSKGLIYAATPASDFICGTLQLAAGMNLHVFTTGRGTPYGLAEVPVIKVATRTDLARRWHDLMDVNAGTIADGDASIADVGWELFHLMLEVASGRKKTWAEQWKLHNSLVLFNPAPIT; via the coding sequence ATGTCTACGTCCCCCAGCACGAGCACGAGCGTCCCCCGCAGCATAAAAATGCATGCGGCGGACAACGTGGCCATCGTTGTTAACGACGGTGGCCTGGCTGTGGGCAGCGTTATGCCCGACGGTTTGACGCTGGTAGACCGCGTGCCACAAGGTCACAAGGTCGCACTGGTGCCGATTGCCAAAGATGCCGCTGTGCTGCGCTACAACGTGCCAATTGGTTATGCGCTCAAGGACATCCCCGCAGGCGCCTGGGTGCATGAGCGTCTGTTGCACATGCCTGAGGCCCGTTCACTGAACGACCTGCCGCAATCCACAGCCCCCGCGTGGAATGCCGAGCCTTTGACGGGTTACACCTTCGAGGGTTACCGCAATGCCGATGGCTCGGTGGGCACGCGCAATATTCTGGCCATCACCACCACCGTGCAGTGTGTGGCCGGTGTGGTGGACTTTGCGGTGCAGCGCATCAAGGAGCAACTGCTCCCGCGCTACCCCAACGTCGACGATGTGATTGGCCTGGAGCATTCGTATGGCTGCGGCGTGGCGATTGACGCACCCGACGCCATCATTCCGATCCGCACCCTGCGTAACATTTCCAAAAACCCCAACTTTGGCGGTGAAGTGATGGTGGTGAGCCTGGGCTGCGAGAAGCTGCAGCCGGAGCGCTTGTTTCCATCGGGCAGCTTTGCTATACAAGTGATAGCTGGCGGCGCAAGTAACACGGGGGCTACAGGCCAATTTGATGCCAAAAATGAGCCTGCACTCGACGTGGTCTGCCTACAGGCCGAGAAACATGTGGGCTTCATGTCCATGATTGATTCGGTGCTGGCATCCGCCGTACCGCATCTGGAGCGGCTCAACGCCCGCCAACGCGAGACCATCTCCGCCAGTGAGCTGGTGGTGGGTGTGCAGTGCGGTGGCAGTGATGCCTTCTCGGGCGTGACCGCCAACCCGGCCGTCGGTTTCTGTACCGACCTGCTGGTGCGCGCCGGTGCCACCGTGATGTTCTCCGAGACCACCGAGGTGCGCGACGCCGTGGAGCAGATGACCGCCCGCGCCACCACACCCGCCGTGGCAGACGCCATGGCCCGCGAGATGGCCTGGTACGACGCGTATCTGGGCCGTGGCAGCGCCGACCGCAGCGCCAACACCACGCCCGGTAACAAGGCCGGGGGCCTGTCCAACATCGTCGAAAAAGCCATGGGCTCCATCGTCAAGTCTGGCAGCGCACCCATCAGCGGCGTGTTGTCGCCGGGCGAAAAGCTGCAGTCCAAAGGCCTGATCTACGCGGCCACACCGGCCAGCGATTTCATCTGCGGCACGCTGCAACTGGCCGCCGGCATGAACCTGCATGTGTTCACCACCGGCCGCGGCACGCCCTACGGCCTGGCCGAGGTTCCCGTCATCAAGGTAGCCACGCGCACCGACCTGGCGCGCCGCTGGCACGACCTGATGGACGTGAACGCAGGCACCATCGCGGACGGTGATGCCTCGATTGCCGACGTGGGCTGGGAACTCTTTCACCTGATGCTGGAAGTCGCCAGCGGACGCAAGAAAACATGGGCTGAGCAATGGAAATTGCACAACTCGTTGGTGCTGTTCAACCCCGCACCCATTACCTGA
- a CDS encoding Bug family tripartite tricarboxylate transporter substrate binding protein yields the protein MKKQLITLLLAAGASFGAMAWPDKPITLVVPFPPGGSTDLIARILSTKMAEKMGGGVTFIVDNKGGATGTIGAGQVARAPADGHTLLVSSLGPFVIAPHLIKVNYDALKDLEPITIAVQAPNVLVVPAASERKSLAEVITYLKANPGKMSFASSGNGSSDHLTAELFWQQTGTSGVHVPYKGGGPVMTDLLGNQVESSFMNINTAMPQIKSGKLRALAITSAKRSPLLPDVPTLEENGIKDANVNSWQALAAPRGLPADVKKRLFDAAVASIKDPTVAPKLLELGFELVLNTPEQFATFQAMEYARWAKLITSRNIKAD from the coding sequence ATGAAAAAGCAACTGATCACCTTGCTGCTGGCCGCTGGCGCCAGCTTTGGCGCCATGGCCTGGCCCGACAAACCCATTACGCTGGTTGTTCCGTTTCCACCAGGCGGATCTACCGACCTGATCGCCCGCATTCTCTCGACCAAAATGGCCGAAAAAATGGGTGGCGGCGTCACCTTCATCGTCGACAACAAGGGCGGCGCCACGGGCACGATTGGTGCCGGGCAGGTCGCACGCGCACCGGCCGATGGCCATACGCTGCTGGTCTCCTCACTTGGTCCCTTTGTGATTGCACCACACTTGATCAAAGTGAACTACGACGCACTGAAGGATCTGGAACCCATCACGATTGCGGTACAGGCACCTAATGTCCTGGTGGTCCCCGCGGCCTCCGAGCGTAAGTCTTTGGCCGAAGTGATTACCTACCTGAAGGCCAACCCGGGCAAGATGAGTTTTGCCTCTTCAGGTAACGGCAGCAGCGATCACCTCACCGCGGAACTGTTCTGGCAACAAACAGGTACCAGCGGTGTACACGTCCCCTACAAAGGCGGCGGGCCAGTGATGACGGACCTGCTGGGCAACCAGGTGGAGTCCTCGTTCATGAACATCAACACCGCCATGCCCCAGATCAAGTCCGGCAAGCTGCGCGCTTTGGCCATCACCAGTGCCAAGCGTTCGCCGCTGCTGCCCGATGTGCCCACGCTGGAAGAAAATGGCATCAAGGACGCCAACGTGAACTCCTGGCAAGCTTTGGCCGCGCCACGGGGATTGCCCGCTGACGTGAAGAAGCGCCTGTTTGACGCCGCCGTGGCCTCCATCAAAGACCCAACGGTAGCGCCAAAACTACTGGAGCTGGGTTTTGAATTGGTGCTCAACACCCCCGAGCAATTCGCCACATTTCAAGCTATGGAATACGCGCGCTGGGCAAAGCTGATCACGTCGCGCAACATCAAGGCGGACTAA
- a CDS encoding glucarate dehydratase family protein yields the protein MKISAVRVTPIAIKDPALLNAAGVHEPFGLRSIIEVVGANGMVGLGETYGDAPVLGLLTRAAPSLVGLSAFDVNGMLARLKALAPQVSTGHVEMELAPGSLASNLVTSAFSAFEVAFMDLQARTLGIPLVELLGGAVRDKVSYSAYLFYKWDASVDPEYAPDPYGEAVNAAQIVQQARKMIDQYGFESIKLKAGVFDPMEEADAILALKAAFPNQPLRIDPNSNWSMATSLKVADKLRGSLEYYEDPTPTLEGMAELHKATGMPLASNMVVTNWAELKRSIELNSVQILLSDHHFWGGLRATQALAQTCQTFGLGLSMHSNSHLGISLMAMTHLAASVQHLSYACDTHYPWQSDEVLVGGKVPIVDGCVHLTNKPGLGVELDQDKLTELHEAFKVCRIRTRNDVAQMQRYRPEWKQVKPRF from the coding sequence ATGAAAATCTCCGCTGTTCGGGTCACCCCGATCGCCATCAAAGACCCTGCCTTGCTGAACGCTGCCGGGGTACACGAACCGTTTGGCCTGCGCTCCATCATCGAAGTGGTCGGCGCCAACGGCATGGTGGGCTTGGGTGAGACCTATGGCGACGCACCGGTGTTGGGTTTGCTGACGCGCGCAGCACCCAGCCTAGTGGGATTGTCGGCATTCGATGTCAATGGCATGCTGGCACGGCTCAAGGCGCTGGCGCCCCAAGTCTCGACTGGCCATGTGGAAATGGAGCTGGCACCCGGCTCGTTGGCCAGCAATTTGGTGACCAGCGCGTTTTCTGCGTTTGAGGTGGCCTTTATGGACCTGCAGGCGCGCACCCTCGGCATACCTCTGGTGGAACTGCTGGGTGGCGCTGTGCGCGACAAGGTGTCGTACTCGGCGTACCTGTTTTACAAGTGGGACGCTTCGGTAGACCCGGAGTACGCACCGGACCCCTATGGCGAGGCCGTCAACGCCGCGCAAATCGTCCAGCAGGCGCGAAAGATGATTGACCAATACGGTTTTGAGAGCATCAAGCTCAAGGCCGGTGTGTTCGACCCCATGGAAGAAGCCGACGCCATTCTGGCGCTCAAGGCGGCCTTCCCCAACCAGCCCCTGCGCATCGACCCCAATAGCAACTGGAGCATGGCCACCAGTCTGAAAGTGGCCGACAAGCTGCGCGGCAGCCTGGAGTATTACGAAGACCCCACGCCCACGCTGGAAGGCATGGCCGAATTGCACAAGGCCACGGGCATGCCCCTGGCCAGCAATATGGTGGTCACCAACTGGGCCGAGCTCAAACGCAGCATCGAGCTCAACTCGGTGCAAATTTTGCTCAGCGACCACCACTTTTGGGGTGGCCTACGCGCCACACAGGCCTTGGCACAAACCTGCCAGACCTTTGGCTTGGGCCTGTCCATGCACTCCAACTCGCACCTGGGCATCAGCCTCATGGCCATGACGCATTTGGCTGCCTCGGTGCAACACCTGAGCTACGCCTGCGACACCCACTACCCCTGGCAAAGCGACGAAGTGCTGGTGGGTGGCAAGGTACCCATCGTGGACGGCTGCGTGCACCTGACCAACAAACCCGGCCTGGGTGTGGAGTTGGACCAGGACAAGCTGACCGAGCTGCATGAAGCATTCAAGGTCTGCCGCATTCGCACCCGCAATGACGTAGCCCAAATGCAGCGCTACCGTCCCGAGTGGAAACAAGTCAAACCCCGGTTTTGA
- a CDS encoding TRAP transporter large permease: MDALVLLGSFVTLMIIGMPVAYALGLSALIGAWWIELPYDAVMIAIAGGVNKFSLLAIPFFVLAGAIMAEGGMSRRLVAFAEVLVGFVQGGLSLVNILASTFFGAISGSSMADTASIGSVLIPEMEKKGYPRDFATAVTVSGSVQAILIPPSHNAVIYSLAAGGSVSIAALFLAGVLPGLLLGLTLAIMCLFIAKKRNFPKGRSIPMKEALRICVDALWGLMTMVIILGGILSGIFTATESAAIAVIWAFFVTMFIYRDYQWRELPKLVHRTVKTLAIVMILIGFAASFGYIMTLMQIPTMITGLFTSVSDNKYTVLLMINILLLILGTLMDMAPLILIMTPILLPIVKTLGVDPVHFGMIMMVNLGMGLITPPVGGVLFVGAAVAKLPIEKVVKALIPFFGALLFVLAAVTYIPALSLWLPGLLLK, encoded by the coding sequence ATGGACGCGCTCGTACTGTTGGGCTCCTTTGTGACGCTCATGATCATTGGCATGCCTGTGGCGTATGCCTTGGGCTTGTCTGCGCTGATTGGCGCATGGTGGATTGAGCTGCCCTATGACGCGGTAATGATCGCCATTGCCGGCGGCGTCAACAAATTCTCCTTGCTTGCCATTCCCTTCTTCGTTTTGGCCGGAGCCATCATGGCCGAGGGTGGCATGTCCCGTCGCTTGGTGGCATTTGCAGAAGTGCTGGTCGGTTTTGTGCAGGGCGGCTTGTCGCTGGTGAACATTCTGGCGTCCACCTTCTTCGGCGCCATTTCGGGTTCCTCCATGGCGGACACCGCATCCATTGGCTCGGTGCTGATTCCGGAAATGGAAAAGAAGGGATACCCGCGTGATTTTGCAACAGCCGTTACGGTCAGTGGCTCGGTGCAGGCCATCCTGATTCCCCCCAGCCATAACGCGGTGATTTATTCACTGGCGGCCGGTGGTTCCGTATCCATCGCAGCACTCTTTCTGGCAGGCGTATTGCCAGGCTTGCTGCTGGGTCTGACGCTGGCCATCATGTGCCTGTTCATTGCCAAAAAACGCAACTTCCCCAAGGGCCGCTCCATCCCCATGAAAGAAGCCCTGCGCATCTGCGTGGACGCACTTTGGGGACTGATGACGATGGTGATCATTTTGGGCGGCATCTTGTCCGGTATTTTCACCGCCACCGAGTCAGCAGCCATCGCGGTGATCTGGGCGTTTTTCGTCACCATGTTCATCTACCGCGACTACCAATGGCGTGAACTGCCCAAGCTGGTACACCGCACCGTCAAAACCCTGGCAATTGTGATGATCCTGATCGGCTTCGCAGCCAGCTTCGGCTACATCATGACCCTGATGCAGATCCCCACCATGATCACGGGTCTGTTCACCAGCGTCTCGGACAACAAATACACCGTGCTGTTGATGATCAACATTCTGTTGTTGATACTGGGCACGCTGATGGACATGGCCCCGTTGATCCTGATCATGACCCCCATCCTGCTGCCGATTGTGAAAACCCTGGGTGTGGATCCCGTGCACTTCGGAATGATCATGATGGTGAACCTGGGCATGGGGCTTATCACGCCTCCCGTGGGTGGTGTGCTGTTTGTCGGCGCCGCCGTGGCCAAGCTGCCGATTGAAAAGGTGGTGAAAGCCCTGATTCCTTTCTTTGGCGCCCTGCTGTTTGTGTTGGCAGCCGTGACCTACATCCCAGCGTTGTCCTTGTGGCTGCCTGGACTGTTGCTGAAGTAA
- a CDS encoding TRAP transporter small permease, translating to MKNKFLHCNDALYLTSIWLSGGAIFLMSIIIPWGIFARYVLGTGSQWPEPISVLLMVIFTFFGAAAAYRAGSHIAVAMVTDRLPQILRRIAAVLVHALMFVIAVFMVFYGFKLCLETWNQSIGAIPWMPVGATYLPVPLGGFITLFFIVEHILLGSQHQRSVVTFDHEAIEPEAI from the coding sequence ATGAAAAACAAATTCCTGCATTGCAACGATGCGCTTTACCTCACCAGCATTTGGTTATCAGGTGGCGCCATCTTTCTCATGTCCATCATCATCCCCTGGGGAATATTTGCCCGCTATGTGTTGGGTACGGGGTCTCAGTGGCCTGAACCCATTTCTGTCTTGTTGATGGTGATCTTCACGTTCTTTGGTGCCGCCGCGGCCTACCGTGCGGGCTCCCATATTGCCGTGGCGATGGTGACTGACCGCCTCCCCCAAATACTGCGTCGGATTGCGGCCGTTCTGGTTCATGCACTGATGTTTGTCATTGCTGTTTTTATGGTTTTCTACGGATTCAAGCTGTGTCTTGAAACCTGGAACCAAAGTATTGGCGCCATACCCTGGATGCCCGTGGGAGCCACCTACCTCCCCGTCCCTCTGGGTGGATTCATTACCTTATTTTTTATCGTCGAGCACATCCTGCTCGGATCGCAACATCAACGCTCCGTAGTGACTTTCGACCACGAAGCCATAGAACCGGAGGCCATCTGA
- a CDS encoding TRAP transporter substrate-binding protein: MTFRRTFVASAIALCSTVGAQAQNIVLKAADTHPAGYPNVVAVESMGKKLEAATNGRIKLQMFPGAVLGEEKETVEQTQIGAIQIARISLGVVGPVVPDVNVFNMPFVFRNIPHMRAVIDGPIGAELLDKVTASPARLVGLGWMDGGSRSLYTKKKVTTPADLKGVKVRMMGNPLFVDTMNAMGGNGISMSYGEVFSALQTGVIDGAENNPPSFFTANHYTTGVKYYAQTNHLIIPELLVMSKVTWDKLSADDKALVKKFSREAQMEQRVLWDKSVEDYSAKLKAAGIEFVAVDQKLFYDATAPVRAKYGANFADLMKRIDATK, from the coding sequence ATGACATTCCGTAGAACCTTCGTGGCATCCGCCATTGCCCTGTGCAGCACCGTGGGTGCGCAAGCGCAAAACATCGTACTCAAGGCTGCAGACACACACCCTGCTGGCTATCCCAACGTTGTGGCTGTTGAAAGCATGGGCAAGAAGCTCGAAGCAGCTACCAATGGCCGCATCAAGCTGCAAATGTTTCCAGGCGCCGTACTGGGCGAAGAGAAAGAAACCGTAGAGCAAACGCAGATCGGTGCGATCCAGATCGCACGTATCTCGCTCGGTGTGGTGGGCCCTGTGGTGCCGGACGTGAACGTGTTCAACATGCCTTTTGTATTCCGTAATATTCCGCACATGCGTGCTGTGATTGACGGCCCCATTGGCGCCGAGTTGCTGGACAAAGTGACTGCCAGCCCTGCGCGCCTGGTCGGCTTGGGCTGGATGGACGGCGGCTCGCGCAGCCTGTACACCAAGAAGAAGGTCACTACTCCTGCCGACCTGAAAGGCGTCAAGGTCCGCATGATGGGCAACCCCTTGTTTGTGGACACCATGAACGCCATGGGTGGCAACGGCATCTCCATGTCCTATGGCGAAGTCTTTAGCGCCTTGCAAACTGGCGTGATTGATGGCGCAGAAAACAATCCCCCCAGCTTTTTCACAGCCAACCACTACACCACCGGCGTCAAGTACTACGCACAAACCAACCACTTGATCATTCCTGAACTGCTCGTGATGTCCAAAGTGACATGGGACAAGCTGTCGGCGGATGACAAGGCTTTGGTCAAGAAGTTTTCCCGTGAAGCCCAAATGGAACAACGCGTTCTGTGGGACAAGAGCGTGGAAGACTACTCCGCCAAGCTGAAGGCTGCCGGTATCGAGTTCGTAGCTGTCGACCAGAAGCTGTTCTATGACGCCACGGCCCCCGTGCGCGCCAAATACGGTGCCAACTTTGCAGATCTGATGAAGCGCATCGACGCTACCAAATAA